A single Paracoccus pantotrophus DNA region contains:
- a CDS encoding DNA cytosine methyltransferase: MTFQPHFPLIIDSFAGGGGASAGIEMALGRSPDVAINHSEKALALHAANHPETLHLDSNIWDVDPLSVTKGRHVGLLWASPDCKHFSKAKGGAPRDRNIRDLAWVVVKWAEDAKPDVICMENVEEFVTWGPLDNDGQPIKELAGVTFDLWLKRLRKAGYKVQWKELRACDYGAPTIRKRWFLIARRDGRPIVWPKPTHGDPKSKEVRKGKLLPWVGAHTCIDWSLPCPSIFDTGPEIMAKHGLRAVRPLAKNTLARVARGMGRYVIEAESPFLVNLKGTDRRDRPVDAPHPTVLAGGGHSALVVPSIVGCGGRAGQSRPRGGDEPFATVTAKADACIATATLAPSIQRFNGGATGQDLRDPMATVTANSWIKKPGGAAPLGMLAPYLATMRNSQKPWQRANEPTHTITAGGAGLTLTAPYLASIAHGDSGGRREYPLADPLGTVTVGGIQHALIAPVLTYAQQGGGNRPATDPHHTICASKKDQNSLIAATMVHVGNGERAGQKPRALDVCAPLNTVVAGGVKHYPVAAFLAQQNGGPRMDAHAGHDLRDPISTIAASGSHQTPVAAFFAKYYGTGDGARTDEPMHTITVKDRMAHMQAALAAPPFAPEHHARARQVAEFLREHGAWDGGEFVTLEVEGTSYVVIDIGMRMLTPRELFRAQGFPDDYVIEGVWHQDEDGEWRWQAFAKDVQVSCCGNSVCPPIAAAIVGANCQHIAIEEERRMA, translated from the coding sequence ATGACCTTCCAACCGCACTTCCCCCTGATCATCGACAGCTTCGCCGGCGGCGGCGGCGCCTCGGCCGGGATCGAGATGGCCCTTGGCCGGTCGCCCGACGTGGCCATCAACCATTCCGAGAAGGCGCTGGCGCTGCACGCGGCCAATCACCCCGAGACACTGCATCTGGACAGCAATATCTGGGACGTGGACCCGCTCAGCGTCACCAAGGGCCGGCATGTCGGCCTGCTTTGGGCCAGCCCGGACTGCAAGCATTTCTCGAAGGCCAAGGGCGGCGCGCCCCGCGACCGCAATATCCGCGACCTGGCATGGGTCGTGGTCAAATGGGCCGAGGACGCCAAGCCCGACGTGATCTGCATGGAGAACGTCGAGGAGTTCGTGACCTGGGGGCCGCTCGACAATGATGGCCAGCCGATCAAGGAACTGGCTGGCGTCACCTTCGACCTCTGGCTGAAGCGGCTGCGGAAGGCCGGATACAAGGTCCAGTGGAAGGAGTTGCGCGCCTGCGACTATGGCGCCCCGACGATCCGCAAGCGCTGGTTCCTGATTGCGCGCCGCGACGGCCGCCCCATCGTCTGGCCGAAGCCCACGCACGGCGACCCGAAGTCGAAAGAGGTTCGCAAGGGCAAGCTGCTGCCTTGGGTCGGCGCGCATACCTGCATCGACTGGTCCCTGCCGTGCCCCAGCATCTTCGACACCGGGCCCGAGATCATGGCCAAGCACGGCCTGCGTGCCGTCAGGCCGCTGGCGAAGAACACGCTGGCACGCGTGGCGCGCGGCATGGGGCGTTACGTGATCGAGGCGGAATCGCCGTTCTTGGTCAACCTCAAGGGGACGGATCGGCGGGACCGGCCAGTAGACGCGCCGCATCCGACCGTCCTTGCCGGCGGCGGGCATAGCGCGCTTGTCGTTCCCAGCATTGTCGGCTGCGGCGGCCGGGCCGGCCAAAGCAGGCCGCGCGGCGGGGATGAGCCTTTCGCGACGGTGACCGCCAAGGCCGACGCCTGCATCGCGACGGCCACGCTGGCGCCCAGCATCCAGCGTTTCAACGGCGGCGCGACCGGCCAGGACCTGCGCGACCCCATGGCAACGGTCACGGCCAACAGTTGGATCAAGAAACCGGGCGGCGCCGCGCCACTGGGGATGCTGGCGCCTTATCTGGCCACGATGCGCAATAGCCAAAAGCCATGGCAGCGCGCAAACGAGCCGACCCACACAATCACGGCCGGCGGCGCCGGCTTGACGCTCACCGCCCCCTATCTGGCCAGTATCGCGCACGGCGACAGTGGCGGGCGGCGGGAATACCCGCTGGCCGATCCCCTCGGCACCGTCACGGTCGGCGGCATCCAGCACGCCCTGATCGCCCCAGTGCTGACCTATGCCCAGCAGGGCGGCGGCAACCGGCCGGCAACCGATCCGCACCACACGATCTGCGCCAGCAAGAAAGACCAGAACAGCCTGATCGCCGCGACCATGGTGCATGTCGGCAATGGTGAGCGAGCCGGGCAGAAGCCCCGGGCGCTGGATGTCTGCGCGCCGTTGAACACGGTGGTTGCGGGCGGGGTGAAGCACTATCCCGTTGCGGCTTTCCTCGCGCAGCAGAACGGCGGGCCGCGCATGGATGCGCACGCTGGCCACGATTTGCGCGACCCAATCAGCACCATCGCGGCCTCGGGCAGCCATCAGACGCCGGTCGCAGCGTTCTTCGCCAAATACTACGGCACCGGCGACGGCGCGCGGACGGACGAGCCGATGCACACCATCACAGTCAAAGACCGGATGGCGCACATGCAGGCCGCGCTGGCCGCGCCGCCCTTCGCGCCCGAGCATCATGCCCGCGCCCGCCAGGTGGCCGAGTTCCTGCGCGAGCACGGCGCCTGGGACGGCGGCGAGTTCGTCACGCTGGAGGTCGAGGGCACGTCCTATGTCGTGATCGACATCGGCATGCGGATGCTGACCCCGCGCGAGCTGTTCCGCGCCCAGGGCTTCCCCGACGACTATGTGATCGAGGGCGTCTGGCACCAGGACGAGGACGGCGAGTGGCGCTGGCAGGCCTTCGCCAAGGACGTGCAGGTCTCGTGTTGCGGCAACAGCGTTTGCCCGCCCATCGCCGCCGCAATCGTCGGCGCGAACTGCCAGCACATTGCAATCGAAGAAGAGAGGAGGATGGCGTGA
- a CDS encoding DNA methyltransferase, with protein MRQQPSYDEFLRAKAAIAPRFGGMQVDEATLNPALKPHTRRMVSWGLQGGRRAWFANFGLHKTATQLEAMRVLTETTGQPTLITAPLGVRREFMREAQERFRGSYAVDLKFIRDTDKVDGPGIYLTNYESVREGKVAPDPFIGVSLDEAAILRGFGGTKTFREFMALFAGDDRRDQSNRVKTAGVPYRFVATATPSPNDYIELLSYAGFLDVMDIGQAKTRFFKRNSEKADQLTLMQHKEREFWLWVASWALFVTKPSDLDPSFSDEGYDLPPLDVRWHELPVDHLAGSAIEKSGQKRMFKDATADLSAAAREKRESLPARVEKMMEIRAEDPAAHRIIWHDLEAERAALEKAIPTIATVYGSQDLDQREELIGDFADGRVRELGAKPVMLGSGTNLQRHCAWSVFLGIGFKFNDFIQAVHRLRRFGQTADSVRLDLIYTEAEREVRRSLERKWRQHEEMVSKMIDIIKEFGLSEVAMQQALVRALGVERVEASGPDYRCVHNDCVAETRSMADASVQLIVTSIPFSTQYEYSPNYADFGHTDDDPHFWQQMGFLIPELLRVLEPGRICAIHVKDRIIPGGINGFGFQTLSTLHMDCVHEFQRHGWAYLGMKTITTDVVRENKQTHRLGWSEQCKDGSRMGCGVPEYLLIFRRPPSDTSNGYADRPVKKAKKEWDPEAKDWRNEGGYSRARWQIDAHGYMRSNGDRTLLPEELEGLDADQVYKVWKAYNLQQVYDFEHHVRIGEALEKKGRLPPTFMLLPPHSAHPDVWTDVARMMTINAEQARKGNEMHLCPLQYDIVDRAIAQYTEPGEWVYDPFGGLMTVPFRAVKLGRKGIGVELNKGYWLDGCKYVEAASREAGMPSLFDLLDADQPENQKLRRTA; from the coding sequence ATGAGACAGCAGCCCTCCTATGACGAGTTTCTGCGCGCCAAGGCCGCCATCGCGCCACGTTTTGGCGGCATGCAGGTGGATGAGGCGACGCTGAACCCGGCGCTGAAACCCCATACCCGCCGCATGGTGAGCTGGGGCCTGCAGGGTGGCCGTCGCGCCTGGTTCGCCAACTTCGGCCTGCACAAGACCGCGACGCAGCTGGAGGCGATGCGCGTTCTGACCGAGACGACGGGCCAGCCGACGCTGATCACCGCCCCGCTCGGGGTCCGCCGCGAGTTCATGCGCGAGGCGCAGGAGCGGTTCCGTGGCAGCTATGCCGTGGACCTGAAATTCATCCGCGACACCGACAAGGTGGACGGCCCGGGCATCTACCTGACCAATTACGAATCGGTGCGCGAGGGCAAGGTCGCCCCCGATCCGTTCATCGGCGTCAGCCTCGACGAGGCGGCGATCCTGCGCGGGTTCGGCGGCACCAAGACCTTCCGCGAGTTCATGGCGCTCTTTGCCGGCGACGACCGGCGCGACCAGTCGAACAGGGTCAAGACCGCCGGCGTGCCGTATCGCTTCGTTGCCACCGCCACGCCCAGCCCGAACGATTATATCGAGTTGCTGTCCTATGCCGGCTTCCTCGACGTGATGGATATCGGCCAGGCCAAGACCCGGTTCTTCAAACGCAACTCGGAAAAGGCCGACCAGCTGACCCTGATGCAGCACAAGGAACGCGAGTTCTGGCTGTGGGTCGCATCCTGGGCGCTGTTCGTCACCAAGCCCAGCGATCTGGACCCGTCGTTTTCGGACGAGGGCTATGACCTGCCGCCGCTCGACGTGCGCTGGCACGAGCTGCCGGTCGATCACCTGGCCGGCTCCGCCATCGAGAAGAGCGGCCAGAAGCGCATGTTCAAGGACGCGACGGCGGACCTCTCGGCCGCGGCGCGCGAAAAGCGCGAGAGCCTGCCGGCGCGGGTCGAGAAGATGATGGAGATCCGGGCCGAGGACCCGGCCGCGCACCGGATCATCTGGCACGACCTCGAGGCCGAGCGCGCGGCGCTGGAGAAGGCGATCCCGACCATCGCCACCGTGTATGGTTCGCAAGACCTCGATCAGCGCGAGGAGCTGATCGGCGATTTCGCCGACGGCCGGGTGCGGGAACTGGGCGCCAAGCCGGTGATGCTCGGCTCGGGCACCAACCTGCAGCGGCATTGCGCCTGGTCGGTGTTCCTCGGGATCGGCTTCAAGTTCAACGATTTTATCCAGGCAGTCCACCGCCTGCGGCGCTTCGGCCAGACCGCGGACAGCGTGCGGCTCGACCTGATCTACACCGAGGCCGAGCGCGAGGTGCGCCGCAGCCTCGAGCGCAAATGGCGTCAGCACGAGGAGATGGTGAGCAAGATGATCGACATCATCAAGGAATTCGGCCTGTCCGAGGTCGCGATGCAGCAGGCGCTTGTCCGCGCCCTGGGCGTCGAGCGAGTCGAGGCCTCGGGCCCCGACTATCGCTGCGTGCACAACGATTGCGTGGCCGAGACCCGCAGCATGGCTGACGCCTCGGTGCAGCTGATCGTCACGTCGATCCCGTTCAGCACCCAATACGAATACAGCCCGAACTATGCGGATTTCGGCCATACCGACGACGATCCGCATTTCTGGCAGCAGATGGGGTTCCTGATCCCCGAGCTGCTGCGCGTGCTGGAGCCGGGCCGGATCTGCGCGATCCACGTCAAGGACCGGATCATCCCCGGCGGTATCAACGGCTTCGGCTTCCAGACCCTCTCGACCCTGCACATGGATTGCGTGCACGAGTTCCAGCGCCACGGCTGGGCCTATCTCGGCATGAAGACCATCACGACGGACGTGGTGCGCGAGAACAAGCAGACCCATCGCCTGGGCTGGTCGGAACAGTGCAAGGACGGCAGCCGCATGGGCTGCGGCGTGCCGGAATACCTGCTGATCTTCCGCCGGCCGCCCAGCGACACCAGCAACGGCTACGCCGACCGGCCGGTGAAGAAGGCCAAGAAGGAATGGGACCCGGAAGCCAAGGACTGGCGCAACGAGGGCGGCTATAGCCGCGCCCGCTGGCAGATCGATGCCCACGGCTACATGCGGTCGAACGGCGACCGGACCCTGCTGCCCGAGGAACTGGAGGGGCTGGACGCCGACCAGGTCTACAAGGTCTGGAAAGCCTACAACCTCCAGCAGGTTTACGATTTCGAGCATCACGTCCGGATAGGCGAGGCGCTGGAGAAGAAGGGCCGGCTGCCGCCGACCTTCATGCTGCTGCCGCCGCACAGCGCACATCCCGACGTGTGGACCGATGTCGCGCGCATGATGACCATCAACGCCGAGCAGGCGCGCAAGGGCAACGAGATGCACCTGTGCCCGCTGCAATACGACATCGTCGACCGGGCCATCGCGCAATACACCGAGCCGGGCGAGTGGGTCTACGACCCGTTCGGCGGGCTCATGACCGTGCCTTTCCGCGCCGTGAAGCTCGGGCGCAAGGGCATCGGGGTCGAACTGAACAAGGGCTATTGGCTCGACGGCTGCAAATACGTCGAGGCCGCCTCGCGCGAGGCCGGCATGCCCAGCCTCTTCGACCTCCTTGATGCCGATCAACCCGAAAACCAGAAGCTGCGGAGGACCGCATGA
- a CDS encoding DNA polymerase III subunit beta yields the protein MTLMEPIKPAATAGITCTVAALRRAVIAAASIVQRRNTIPVLSCLRITPRDGLLEIEATDLDSWLTVDCDATCAAADPFLLDAFVLRALLVGAETSDSISIDRAADIVTMRIGPTTIRLRLLIDAADWPAEPGTDGMIWSDVPETALAKMIDSVRWAISTEETRYYLNGIYMHGRDRRLAGAATDGHRLALYQTDADWPLPDLIFPRHSVAALRSLLTAGGNRHIRVGGSTKPAMRLVGSGWTLFAKCIDGTYPDYTRVIPVRSAMRGHAVINRALLRRFPNPNVFRHVRDGIKFDLENRIASLSSVSFGPEVEARIEADGDFSIGFNQSYVREAVQNFGTVRIEASTSRDAALLLTEDPDLTVVLMPLRM from the coding sequence ATGACCCTGATGGAGCCCATCAAGCCCGCCGCCACGGCCGGGATCACCTGCACCGTCGCGGCTCTGCGCCGCGCGGTGATCGCCGCCGCCTCGATTGTCCAGCGGCGCAACACCATCCCGGTCCTCAGCTGCCTGCGGATCACCCCGCGCGACGGCCTGCTGGAGATCGAGGCCACCGACCTCGACAGTTGGCTGACGGTCGACTGCGATGCCACCTGCGCGGCGGCCGATCCGTTCCTGCTGGACGCTTTCGTGCTGCGCGCCCTGCTGGTCGGCGCCGAGACGAGTGACAGCATCAGCATCGACCGGGCCGCCGATATCGTGACCATGCGGATCGGCCCGACCACGATCCGGCTGCGGCTGCTGATCGATGCGGCCGACTGGCCGGCCGAGCCCGGCACCGACGGCATGATCTGGTCCGACGTGCCCGAAACCGCGCTGGCCAAGATGATCGACAGCGTCCGCTGGGCGATTTCGACCGAAGAGACGCGCTATTACCTGAACGGCATCTACATGCACGGCCGCGACAGGCGGTTGGCGGGGGCCGCGACGGATGGCCATCGGCTGGCCCTGTATCAGACCGATGCCGACTGGCCTCTGCCCGATCTGATCTTCCCGCGCCACTCGGTCGCGGCACTGCGCAGCCTTCTGACCGCCGGCGGCAACCGGCACATTCGCGTCGGCGGATCGACCAAGCCGGCCATGCGGCTTGTCGGCAGCGGCTGGACGCTGTTCGCCAAATGCATCGACGGCACCTATCCCGATTACACGCGGGTGATCCCGGTTCGCAGCGCAATGCGCGGGCATGCCGTCATCAACCGCGCGCTGCTGCGGCGCTTTCCGAACCCCAACGTGTTCCGCCACGTCCGCGATGGCATCAAGTTTGACCTGGAGAATCGCATAGCCAGCCTGTCGTCCGTCTCCTTCGGACCGGAAGTCGAGGCCAGGATTGAGGCCGACGGCGATTTCAGCATCGGCTTCAACCAGAGCTATGTTCGCGAGGCGGTGCAGAACTTTGGCACCGTGCGCATCGAAGCCAGCACCTCGCGCGACGCCGCCCTTCTTCTGACCGAGGATCCCGACCTGACCGTCGTCCTCATGCCGTTGAGGATGTGA
- a CDS encoding helix-turn-helix domain-containing protein has protein sequence MNLERLRRDRDLNQDELAEMAGVKQSTISKIEGGFDGVTLRVLKQIAAALEVEVSDLFADDRTRAEAALIRAFRTLSPERQQGWLDLAEALAHDGDTGSKQEQ, from the coding sequence ATGAACCTGGAACGCTTGCGCCGTGATCGCGACCTAAACCAAGATGAGCTGGCCGAAATGGCCGGCGTTAAGCAGTCGACAATCTCCAAGATCGAAGGTGGCTTCGACGGGGTTACGCTGCGGGTGCTGAAGCAAATCGCTGCCGCACTTGAAGTGGAGGTCTCGGACCTCTTTGCCGATGATCGAACTCGCGCAGAGGCAGCACTTATTCGCGCGTTTCGAACTCTCTCTCCCGAACGTCAGCAGGGATGGCTGGATCTTGCAGAGGCCCTAGCTCACGACGGCGATACAGGGTCGAAACAAGAGCAATAA
- a CDS encoding helix-turn-helix domain-containing protein, which produces MLEHHLRASEETQAQFASRIGVRQGTVSKLMRGLVTPSLKLAQRIERVTNGAVPVSSWVDPDPADTWDAQLPQPAATAAQPQEHPHVPDLQNP; this is translated from the coding sequence ATGCTCGAACATCATCTGAGAGCTTCTGAGGAAACGCAGGCACAATTCGCCTCGCGCATCGGGGTGCGGCAAGGAACCGTGTCCAAGCTGATGCGCGGGCTCGTGACGCCGAGCCTGAAGCTCGCACAGAGGATCGAGCGAGTCACTAACGGCGCTGTTCCCGTCTCGTCCTGGGTTGATCCTGACCCTGCAGACACATGGGACGCGCAACTCCCTCAACCCGCCGCCACGGCGGCACAACCCCAAGAGCATCCTCATGTCCCTGATCTGCAAAATCCCTGA
- a CDS encoding DUF7146 domain-containing protein, with product MTRDDHRLDEAKAMPIADVVARLELSGLVRTGGELVGPCPQCGGRDRFGVNLKDGVFTCRKECGPHARGDQIALVQHVLGLDFRAALEWLCGPAQGLSDAERAERRRKAEENRRKQADIARRARENSIRAARDIWFAAGLAEGTLVRDYLTLRGIVPGLYPDLPQVLRFDPAARYMIPVEGKAQEWQTVHVGPAMVAAVVDAGNRVTAVHRTWLDLDQPKGKLVLPDPRKSGETLPSKKVLGSKKGAVIRFLTPQDCDTMIMAEGVETTLSALIAEAMPRRCAYWCGVDLGNMAGRMQRGPGLKYAGLPDMDDSEAWLPPVWVKTLIFVQDGDSDPKLTRAKLLAGIRRAKIKRPGLRGYIVHAGDGRDLNDILMGQRDE from the coding sequence ATGACGCGTGACGATCACCGCCTCGACGAAGCCAAGGCCATGCCCATCGCCGATGTGGTGGCGCGGCTAGAGCTGTCCGGCTTGGTCCGCACCGGCGGCGAACTGGTCGGGCCGTGCCCGCAATGCGGTGGCCGGGATCGCTTCGGCGTCAACCTGAAGGACGGGGTGTTCACCTGCCGGAAGGAGTGCGGGCCGCACGCCCGGGGCGACCAGATCGCGCTGGTGCAGCATGTGCTGGGGCTGGATTTCCGCGCCGCGCTGGAATGGCTCTGCGGGCCGGCTCAAGGCCTGTCCGATGCCGAGCGCGCCGAGCGGCGGCGCAAGGCCGAAGAGAATCGGCGCAAGCAGGCCGATATCGCCCGGCGGGCGCGCGAGAACTCGATCCGGGCCGCGCGGGATATCTGGTTCGCCGCCGGCCTGGCCGAGGGCACTCTGGTGCGCGACTACCTGACCCTGCGCGGCATCGTTCCCGGGCTCTATCCCGATCTGCCGCAGGTTCTGCGCTTCGATCCTGCGGCGCGTTACATGATCCCGGTCGAGGGCAAGGCGCAGGAATGGCAGACCGTGCATGTCGGGCCGGCCATGGTCGCGGCGGTTGTCGATGCCGGCAACCGGGTCACCGCAGTGCATCGCACCTGGCTCGACCTGGATCAGCCCAAGGGCAAGCTGGTGCTGCCCGATCCGCGCAAGTCGGGCGAGACGCTGCCCAGCAAGAAGGTCCTGGGCTCGAAGAAGGGCGCCGTCATCCGGTTCCTGACGCCGCAGGACTGCGACACCATGATCATGGCCGAGGGGGTCGAGACGACCCTTTCCGCCTTGATCGCGGAGGCCATGCCCCGGCGCTGCGCCTATTGGTGCGGCGTCGATCTGGGCAACATGGCCGGGCGCATGCAGCGCGGCCCCGGCCTGAAATATGCCGGCCTGCCCGACATGGACGATTCCGAGGCCTGGCTGCCGCCGGTCTGGGTCAAGACGCTGATCTTCGTCCAGGACGGAGACAGCGATCCGAAACTGACGCGCGCCAAGCTCCTTGCAGGGATCCGGCGCGCCAAGATCAAGCGGCCCGGCCTGCGGGGCTACATCGTCCATGCGGGCGACGGCCGCGATCTCAACGACATTCTGATGGGACAGCGAGATGAGTGA
- a CDS encoding DNA primase family protein produces the protein MSDDDALGQVRAVMSNAEEVDLPEGMKPDGHDDGYPDDYAPPPPPPDEGGGEGEPEDPVSRASREPLNDFGNGRRFVIHFGDDILFVSQVGWFVWDETRWRKDDEISRDVSPLIRARAQKVSSLILQEIDWLQPSDRDRKLLEEEGDLKVRRREIEHTPGYAADEALMKELAAIAGRMRGLEAALKSHRSLIGRRLTWAKDAGNSSRMSNMIAEARVMLARAVDDMDQGALDVNTLSGVLRFTRIPNDPEAGMTGMSSVELVPHDRAQLLTKIMPVIYDPDAKCPRFDNFLEQIQPNIEMRRFLQRWFGLSMTGLAIQKLAFFHGGGANGKSVLVDLMARMFGDYSASARIESLTGKNKKSGSDSQPDLMPLIAARFVRTSEPEDGERLQEGLVKALTGGEPMMIRALYSDFIIFRPIFKLTISGNHLPEIRGGDDGIWRRVMLVNFPVQIPEKKRIPKEELDEILWQERSGILNWLIQGLIDFLDGGLQEPDDVTSATEGYRAESDPIGTFLGDATVVTGFEGDFMTARELIEAFNFWIEERGETRWGNRTVSNKLKAKSGTWRHPETNKTFAPGKSGVTGYRGIRLDDTFLSRKRSAEASSSQSSWGGSPR, from the coding sequence ATGAGTGATGATGACGCGCTCGGGCAGGTCCGGGCCGTGATGAGCAATGCCGAAGAGGTCGATCTGCCCGAGGGGATGAAGCCTGACGGCCATGATGACGGCTACCCGGATGACTATGCTCCCCCGCCACCCCCTCCAGATGAAGGCGGCGGCGAAGGTGAGCCCGAAGATCCGGTTTCCCGCGCCTCGCGCGAGCCGCTGAACGACTTCGGCAATGGCCGCCGCTTCGTCATCCACTTCGGCGACGATATCCTGTTTGTTTCTCAGGTCGGCTGGTTCGTTTGGGACGAAACCCGCTGGCGGAAAGACGATGAGATCAGCCGCGATGTGTCGCCGCTGATCCGGGCGCGGGCGCAGAAGGTGTCCTCGCTCATTCTTCAGGAAATCGATTGGCTCCAGCCATCCGACCGGGACCGGAAGCTGCTGGAGGAGGAGGGAGACCTCAAGGTCCGCCGGCGCGAGATCGAGCACACACCCGGTTATGCGGCCGACGAAGCGCTGATGAAGGAGCTGGCGGCGATCGCAGGCAGGATGCGTGGCCTGGAGGCGGCTTTGAAGTCCCACCGATCACTGATCGGCCGGCGGCTGACCTGGGCGAAGGACGCCGGCAACTCCAGCCGGATGTCGAACATGATCGCCGAAGCTCGGGTCATGCTGGCCCGCGCAGTCGATGATATGGATCAGGGCGCACTCGACGTGAACACCCTGTCCGGCGTCCTGCGCTTCACCCGCATCCCCAACGATCCGGAAGCAGGCATGACCGGCATGTCCAGCGTCGAACTGGTCCCGCACGACCGGGCGCAGTTGCTGACGAAGATCATGCCGGTGATCTATGATCCGGACGCCAAATGCCCGCGTTTCGACAACTTTCTTGAGCAGATACAGCCGAATATCGAGATGCGCCGGTTCCTGCAGCGATGGTTCGGGCTCTCCATGACCGGGCTGGCCATACAGAAGCTCGCATTCTTCCACGGCGGCGGCGCCAACGGCAAATCCGTTCTGGTCGACCTGATGGCGAGGATGTTCGGCGATTACTCGGCCTCTGCCCGTATCGAATCGCTGACCGGCAAGAACAAGAAATCCGGCTCAGATTCGCAGCCGGACCTGATGCCCCTGATCGCCGCCCGCTTCGTGCGAACGTCGGAGCCGGAGGATGGAGAGCGCCTGCAAGAGGGCCTGGTCAAGGCCCTGACCGGCGGCGAGCCGATGATGATCCGTGCGCTCTACAGCGACTTCATCATCTTCCGGCCGATCTTCAAGCTGACCATTTCCGGCAACCACCTGCCCGAAATCCGGGGCGGTGACGACGGTATCTGGCGTAGGGTCATGCTGGTGAACTTCCCGGTCCAGATCCCGGAAAAGAAGCGCATCCCGAAGGAGGAACTGGACGAAATCCTCTGGCAGGAGAGGTCAGGTATCCTCAACTGGCTCATCCAGGGGCTGATCGACTTTCTCGACGGCGGCCTTCAGGAGCCGGACGATGTCACCAGCGCGACCGAGGGCTACCGGGCCGAAAGCGATCCGATCGGCACCTTCCTCGGCGATGCCACCGTGGTGACCGGGTTCGAGGGCGACTTCATGACCGCCCGGGAACTGATCGAGGCCTTCAACTTCTGGATCGAAGAGCGGGGCGAGACGCGCTGGGGCAATCGCACGGTGTCGAACAAGCTCAAGGCCAAGTCCGGAACATGGCGGCATCCCGAAACGAACAAGACCTTCGCGCCGGGGAAATCGGGTGTCACAGGCTATCGCGGCATTCGGCTCGATGACACGTTCCTTTCCCGCAAGCGCTCGGCCGAGGCGTCGTCGTCCCAATCGTCCTGGGGAGGTTCGCCACGATGA
- a CDS encoding HNH endonuclease, protein MAGWLARHISEAIMGRLKQLAPRVGSLSSRVSSIGAGADRLKRRDQMVPWRKWYKTAEWQRLRWDCLVSALFTCTRCGLIGESRDLVADHVRPHRGDRELFFDPGNLQCLCATCHNRDKQREERAAGRDVAI, encoded by the coding sequence GTGGCAGGGTGGCTGGCCCGTCATATCAGCGAGGCGATCATGGGCAGGCTCAAGCAGCTGGCGCCGCGCGTCGGCTCGTTGTCGTCGCGGGTCTCGTCTATCGGCGCCGGGGCTGATCGGCTCAAGCGCCGCGACCAGATGGTGCCGTGGCGCAAGTGGTACAAGACGGCCGAATGGCAGCGGCTCCGCTGGGACTGTCTGGTCTCCGCGCTGTTCACCTGCACCCGATGCGGTCTCATTGGTGAGAGCCGAGACCTGGTGGCCGACCATGTTCGCCCGCATCGCGGGGACCGTGAACTGTTCTTCGATCCCGGCAACCTGCAATGCCTTTGCGCGACCTGCCACAACCGGGACAAGCAGCGCGAGGAACGGGCGGCCGGCCGCGACGTCGCGATCTGA